In Methanoculleus sp. SDB, the genomic stretch CCATTGCCGCCGTCCCCGAGCCGGAGAGGACGAAGAGGTCATTCTCCGTCCCGAAGAGCCCTTTCAGGACACGGACACAGTCTGCGTATATACCACCGAATTCGGCACCGCGGTGATTGATTGCCTGCCGGATCATCGCGGCACGAACCCGTTCCGGCACGGGAACCGGACCGGGAAGCATCAGAAGTGGTTCATTTTCCATCCGAAATCAGCCCATACTATATTCATTGAGCAGCATATAAGTGGATGGCATACCATGGCAGACGTTGCGATTATTGCCGGCTCGGACTCGGACCGGCCGGTGGCGGAAAAAGCGTTCTCCGTGCTTGAGGAGAACGGCATCAGCTACGATTTTGTCGTTCTCTCCGCACACCGTGATCCCGGCCGGCTTGACGACTATGTGCGACACGCGGACTGCAGTCTTTTCATTACCATTGCGGGCCTCTCGGCCGCACTGCCGGGCGTGGTTGCAGCCCGCACCGACAAACCGGTGATCGGCGTTCCGGTCGCGGGCACGCTCCTGGGGATCGATGCACTGCTCTCCATTGCGCA encodes the following:
- a CDS encoding N5-carboxyaminoimidazole ribonucleotide mutase; the protein is MADVAIIAGSDSDRPVAEKAFSVLEENGISYDFVVLSAHRDPGRLDDYVRHADCSLFITIAGLSAALPGVVAARTDKPVIGVPVAGTLLGIDALLSIAQMPAGVPVACVGIGNGANAAYLAVRILALSRKKE